One genomic segment of Plasmodium vinckei vinckei genome assembly, chromosome: PVVCY_03 includes these proteins:
- a CDS encoding protein SIS1, putative has translation MGKDYYSILGVSRDCTTTDLKKAYRKMAMMWHPDKHKDVKSKKEAEEKFKNIAEAYDVLSDEEKRKIYDTYGEEGLKGSIPTGANTYVYSGVDPSELFSRIFGSDGHFSFSSAFDDDFSPFSTFVNMTSRKPRPSACSNMNHNNYNANNYNAKPATYEVPLPLSLEELYKGCKKKLKITRKRFMGTKSYEDDNFVTIDVKAGWKDGTKITFYGEGDQVSPMAQPGDLVFKVQTKPHDRFTRDSNNLIYKCPVPLDKALTGFQFVVKSLDNRDINVRIDEIVNPKFRRIVANEGMPSSKTPNMKGDLIVEFDIIFPKNLTSEKKKIIREALANTF, from the exons ATGGGAAAG GACTACTACTCCATACTTGGTGTCAGCAGAGACTGCACGACAACTGATTTGAAAAAGGCTTATCGGAAAATGGCCATGATGTGGCACCCCGATAAGCACAAAGATGTAAAGTCTAAAAAAGAAGCTgaagaaaaatttaaaaatattgctGAAGCATATGATGTTTTATctgatgaagaaaaaagaaaaatatatgatacaTATGGAGAAGAAGGTTTAAAAGGTTCAATACCTACAGGGGCAAATACTTATGTTTATAGTGGTGTTGATCCCTCTGAATTATTTAGCCGTATTTTTGGATCTGATGgccatttttcattttcctcAGCATTTGATGATGATTTTTCTCCTTTTTCAACTTTTGTTAATATGACATCTCGAAAACCTCGACCTTCTGCATGTTCAA ATATGAATCACAATAACTATAACGccaataattataatgcCAAACCCGCAACATATGAAGTTCCTTTACCCCTTTCTTTGGAGGAACTATACAAAggttgtaaaaaaaaattaaaaataactcGAAAACGATTTATGGGGACAAAAAGCTATGAAGatgataattttgtaaCAATAGATGTAAAAGCAGGTTGGAAAGATGGCAcaaaaataacattttaTGGTGAAGGGGATCAAGTATCACCAATGGCTCAACCTGGTGATTTAGTTTTTAAAGTTCAAACCAAACCTCATGATAGATTTACAAGagattcaaataatttaatttataaatgtcCAGTACCTCTTGATAAAGCATTGACTGGATTTCAGTTTGTTGTAAAATCTTTAGATAACAGAGATATTAATGTAAGAATTGATGAAATTGTAAATCCTAAGTTTAGAAGAATTGTAGCCAATGAAGGTATGCCTTCTTCAAAAACTCCTAATATGAAAGGAGATTTAATTGTGGAAtttgatattatttttccaaaaaatttaactagcgaaaaaaaaaaaataataagagAAGCTTTGGCTAATACCTTTTAA